A window from Cryptomeria japonica unplaced genomic scaffold, Sugi_1.0 HiC_scaffold_2047, whole genome shotgun sequence encodes these proteins:
- the LOC131053701 gene encoding methyl jasmonate esterase 1-like, translating into MVHGACFGAWCWYIVSDLLLKAGHTVSSIDMASAGIDPRDADHISSLQEYNQPLTDFFTALPSTEKVILVGHSAGGLNLSFTMERFPHKIAAAVFVTAFMPLSGTTLSDIIAEILSFIGDFGDSTFYYANGKGNPATSFKLGTQFTRQSLLQNSPPWDLTLWESLVKKFPLWYEPLLYTAKNYGSVRRIYVVSKEDKLLVEAFQRKTIVENPPQMVYEIEGSDHAVFFSKPLQLTEVLIKIANMCV; encoded by the exons ATGGTGCATGGAGCATGTTTTGGGGCTTGGTGTTGGTATATAGTTTCAGATCTTCTTCTGAAAGCGGGCCACACTGTATCTTCCATTGACATGGCAAGCGCAGGCATCGATCCTAGAGATGCCGATCACATTTCATCTTTACAAGAGTACAATCAGCCTCTCACAGATTTCTTTACAGCTCTTCCTTCTACGGAGAAG GTTATATTGGTTGGGCACAGTGCTGGTGGCTTAAATTTGAGTTTTACCATGGAGCGTTTCCCACATAAAATTGCAGCAGCTGTATTTGTTACTGCCTTCATGCCCCTTAGCGGAACAACTCTCTCTGATATTATCGCTGAG ATCTTATCctttattggagactttggagactCCACATTTTACTATGCAAACGGGAAAGGGAATCCGGCAACATCATTCAAGTTGGGCACCCAGTTTACGCGACAATCTTTATTACAGAACAGTCCTCCTTGG GATCTGACGTTGTGGGAATCGCTGGTGAAAAAATTTCCTCTATGGTATGAACCTCTTTTGTATACAGCTAAAAACTATGGAAGTGTTAGGAGAATATACGTTGTGTCAAAGGAGGATAAGCTTCTTGTGGAGGCGTTCCAGAGAAAAACGATTGTAGAGAATCCTCCACAAATGGTGTACGAAATTGAAGGATCTGATCACGCCGTATTCTTCTCCAAGCCTCTTCAACTGACTGAGGTGCTCATAAAAATTGCTAATATGTGTGTGTGA